The genome window CGTTTCTGTTTCCTTTGGTTGCTATAAAGACTTTTCTCTGGTAGCCAAGGATTCACCTTCGGACTGATGTCTAATTGCTGCAACTAGGCATTGCTTAGCCAAAGCCTGACTTCCAATCAGCTCCTCGACCTGGTCCCCTGAAGGATACTTCACTTTCAAGTGCAAAGTTGAAGAAACAGCCATCATCGCATGAAGCCAAGATCTTGCCATGATAGCAGTATAGAAGGAATACGCGTCCATCATGATAAAATCTACTTCAACGACTACTGACCCTGCTTGAATAGGCAATCTGATCTGGCCCTTTGGAATAACTGTCTTCCCATCAAACCCTACAAGAGGGGAATCATAGCTAACCAAATCCTTGGGCTTCAACTTAAGCCCTTTGTACAGGTCAGGGTACAT of Quercus lobata isolate SW786 chromosome 8, ValleyOak3.0 Primary Assembly, whole genome shotgun sequence contains these proteins:
- the LOC115956311 gene encoding uncharacterized protein LOC115956311, producing the protein MEFQPTLSFFDDDKAGTFQPHDDALVVTFRIGEYNVKKVLVDQGSGAEIMYPDLYKGLKLKPKDLVSYDSPLVGFDGKTVIPKGQIRLPIQAGSVVVEVDFIMMDAYSFYTAIMARSWLHAMMAVSSTLHLKVKYPSGDQVEELIGSQALAKQCLVAAIRHQSEGESLATREKSL